Proteins encoded by one window of Crassostrea angulata isolate pt1a10 chromosome 9, ASM2561291v2, whole genome shotgun sequence:
- the LOC128162745 gene encoding uncharacterized protein LOC128162745 → MAKTKTTSAEQLKKCPFCSFKSRCHSEWKDHMAECYETRHFCRRCDYSTDKKVNYIRHLKRNHPDEVERGQGSQQSDNAEGIKSSEDSLSRDLHEDESSDEEEWLSQEPDITIDEEPGTSNKEPRDCIATSGPSPCEKAVDPTVRKRTQPMPVYTPDRCKTPRLDDKTIDPTCKVADKAVQTDPVVYTKSIKTTTIVREHGRKTITVKREKML, encoded by the coding sequence ATGGCGAAGACGAAGACTACCAGTGCAGAACAGCTGAAGAAATGTCCATTCTGTTCCTTTAAAAGTAGATGTCACTCGGAATGGAAAGACCATATGGCCGAGTGTTATGAAACCAGACACTTTTGTAGACGATGTGATTATTCGACAGATAAGAAAGTCAACTACATACGGCATCTTAAGAGAAACCATCCAGACGAAGTTGAGAGAGGTCAAGGCAGCCAACAGTCTGATAATGCAGAGGGTATTAAATCCAGTGAAGATAGTTTATCTAGAGATCTCCACGAGGACGAGTCTTCAGATGAAGAGGAGTGGCTCTCACAGGAACCCGACATTACCATTGACGAAGAACCGGGTACCAGTAACAAAGAACCTAGAGATTGTATAGCTACCAGTGGACCTTCACCCTGTGAGAAAGCCGTCGACCCTACTGTTAGAAAGAGGACTCAACCCATGCCCGTGTATACACCTGACCGTTGTAAGACACCGAGGCTGGATGACAAGACAATTGACCCCACGTGCAAAGTTGCAGATAAGGCTGTTCAGACAGATCCAGTTGTATATACCAAGTCGATCAAGACAACAACCATTGTCCGGGAGCACGGACGCAAGACAATCACTGTGAAGAGGGAGAAGATGCTGTAG